A window from Hyla sarda isolate aHylSar1 unplaced genomic scaffold, aHylSar1.hap1 scaffold_217, whole genome shotgun sequence encodes these proteins:
- the LOC130319814 gene encoding LOW QUALITY PROTEIN: zinc finger protein 70-like (The sequence of the model RefSeq protein was modified relative to this genomic sequence to represent the inferred CDS: substituted 1 base at 1 genomic stop codon), translated as MMVHSPNNPSNMDETKNNQILNLTLEIIYLLTGEDCTVVKKTSGECVAPSRSGGPPHAMIYEKDNELKILEITNKIILLLSGEGDNYKAEFKNIKTEDHWPRTSPLDGSRKRNPPERCPAPLDSQHCPGGEDNVLQDDQDEDVSGIKVEHKCEEEDGMYIVTDQEYGSKMRNPPQRCPEENGNIPENHQFDNQIIKVEVKNEEETDMVTDDYKEEKDNVHIRSDGSRKRKPPERCPAPLDSQDCAEENEPEDNDPVDVQDDETEVGDLFIIRVNEEEEMYVVNDYQEDKTPLPLLPENPERRYACALCIKSFTRKSHLVEHQKTHTGEKPFICSECGDCFTLKGNLERHKRIHRDERPFQCLDCGKCFFQKSDLVEHQRIHTGEKPYPCLECGKRFIKKSALVKHQRTHTTEKPFSCLECGKRFSQNTGLVEHQKIHRNERPFSCTVCGKSFTQKGGLAEHQRIHTGEKLFSCSECGKSFTKNSALIIHQRFHTGEKPFICSVCEKGFTQKSDLVKHLRIHSGERPYSCSVCGKGFTQKPDLIEHERIHTGEKPFTCVECGRSFTHRSNFVKHQVLHKQXRYSPCRRNVTLPLVRFFPFFTISACIQ; from the exons ATGATGGTGCATTCCCCAAACAACCCATCAAACATGGATGAGACCAAAAACAACCAGATCCTGAACCTAACCCTGGAAATCATCTACCTGcttaccggagag GATtgcacagtagtgaagaagacatctggagagtgtgtggcccccagcaggTCAGGAGGACCTCCTCACGCAATGATATATGAAAAAGACAATGAGCTGAAGATTTTAGAAATCACAAACAAGATTATTTTGCTGCTATCTGGAGAG GGAGATAATTATAAGGCTGAGTTCAAGAACATAAAAACAGAGGATCActggccccgaacatcaccactgg atggatccaggaaGAGGAACCCACCAGAGAGATGTCCTGCTCCTCTGGATTCCCAGCACTGTCCGGggggagaggacaatgtcctacaggatgatcag GATGAAGATGTTTCTGGCATTAAAGTTGAACATAAGTGTGAAGAAGAGGACgggatgtatatagtgacggATCAGGAGT ATGGATCAAAGATGAGGAACCCACCACAGAGATGTCCCGAGGAAAATGGGAACATCCCGGAAAatcatcag TTTGACAATCAAATTATTAAAGTAGAAGTTAAAAATGAAGAGGAGACTGACATGGTGACTGATGACTATAAGGAGGAGAAAGACAACGTACATATCAGGTCAG atggatccaggaaGAGGAAACCACCAGAGAGATGTCCTGCTCCTCTGGATTCCCAGGACTGTGCGGAGGAGAATGAACCAGAAGACAATGACCCAGTAGACGTTCAGGACGATGAAACCGAG GTTGGAGACCTTTTTATTATCAGAGTGAACGAGGAGGAGGAGATGTATGTAGTGAATGACTATCAGGAGGACAAGACCCCTCTGCCCCTATTACCAG AAAACCCGGAAAGGCGATACGCGTGCGCGCTGTGCATCAAAAGTTTTACTCGGAAATCCCACCTTGTTGAACatcaaaagactcacacaggggagaagcccttcATATGTTCTGAATGTGGAGACTGCTTTACACTTAAGGGCAACCTGGAGAGACATAAGAGGATTCACCGGGACGAGCGGCCGTTTCAGTGTCTGGATTGCGGTAAATGCTTTTTTCAGAAATCGGACcttgttgaacatcagagaattcacactggGGAGAAGCCGTATCCGTGTCTGGAATGTGGAAAGAGGTTTATAAAAAAATCTGCCCTTGtaaaacatcagagaactcacacaacagagaagccattttcatgtctggAGTGTGGGAAACGTTTTAGCCAGAATACAGGACTCGTAGAACATCAAAAAATTCATAGAAACGAGAGACCCTTCTCATGTACAGTGTGCGGGAAAAGTTTTACCCAGAAAGGAGGGCTCGCCgagcatcagagaattcacacaggggagaagctgtTTTCATGCTCCGAATGTGGGAAATCATTTACAAAGAATTCAGCTCTAATTATTCATCAAAGAtttcatacaggagagaagccatttataTGTTCTGTATGTGAGAAAGGTTTTACCCAGAAGTCCGATCTGGTTAAACATCTCCGCATCCACTCGGGGGAGAGGCCTTACTCGTGTTCAGTGTGTGGTAAAGGTTTTACCCAGAAGCCAGATCTTATcgaacatgagagaattcacactggGGAGAAGCCTTTTACATGCGTGGAATGTGGTAGAAGTTTTACCCACAGATCGAACTTTGTAAAACATCAGGTCCTTCACAAACAATAGCGTTACTCCCCGTGCAGGCGGAATGTTACTCTCCCACTTGTTCGTTTCTTCCCATTTTTTACCATCTCTGCTTGCATTCAGTGA